The window ctgttaccgttactattgtacTGATACGCATCAGCTACTACCTGAAGGGCTGCAGCATGGAGGCGAGCATCCTCCTCTGTTCTGTCATACTTGTtttcctcctctctagttataaagTATCGCCCActtgcctgaaagttaaagaaagcaggagcaggaagagtaacaaggACGGCAtgccgtctatcaaagattagtcggtactggaggatctGTTCGTTCCTCTTAAGGAACTGATATCGTACCAAAGCCtcataatctagaaaagtaggtgGCAACTCAATATCGTACCCTCTGATGGGTACACCCAAATATTTAGCTAAGcgtgttgcataaatcccaccaaataaatctccatctttaaAATTAAGGTGTAACCTCCTAGCAATAATGGCCCCTAGATTATATCGCTTATCACCCAACACTgcacacttgaggacactaagatccgaTGCACAAAGGTGGTtatgatcatgtttaccattaatgcatctgcctatgaagagagcaaaataacgtatggcaggaaaatgaatgctcctcatggaggcttgtgtgatatttctagtttctccaacggtgatgctagcaaggaaatgaTTATATTCAGATTTATGAGGCTCACTAAAACTACCCCATTGTGGGATTTTGCATGCATCACAAaagtcttctaggtccatggtataagattcatcataaagatcaaacaagacaATATGAGTATTATGCttggatgaaaactcaaacctctgcATGAAGGAATCGGTGAGATAATAGTATTGTAAGCATTGGTCCGATAAGAAGTCCTCGAGGCCGGCATTTTGTATGTATGCATAGAATTCATCCTTGAAACCTGCGCGATCCATAAATTCATCCAACGACCATTCACACGGcttcacttgagcttcccttggcggTTCAAGGTCCTTCTCACGAATCGTAGgacttggtccttgcttccttgaaggaccaccttggtacattttcctagacatttttcttcctctgaaaaatttctgaaatttttagtgactcaaaataaaagtgaaccaaactcaacaagattgatagcaactactcctacaagtgcctagaggctatatcatgcatcaaaactactttggaccatataaatttgacatgcaagctcaagaacagggtcaccaaggtagcaacaatttgcaataaataaagcactagaacaaaaactatttggaccattggaggagtcacataccgaagaacaatccccccaaaacagttttgttaatggagctttgagcaaggagatcacaaatggcagcaagatgagcaagaaaacgagtttgagctatggagtgattttttttctggaggaagaaggagtggatgggtgttggaataagtggagggggcacgtggggcccacaaggtcaggggcgcgccctccacccttgtggccagctggtgaggccccctgatgtgttctttgcaccagaaattcctaaatattatataaaaaatcatatcaaattttcagggcatttggagaacttttattttcgggacattttctattgcatggataattcagaaaactgacagaaaatactatttttactttatttaatctaaataacagaaagtaaaagatgggTACAAAAAGTTTGtgcttctaaattcatccatctcatgctcatcaaaagcaatccattaacaaggttgatcaagtcttattaataaaCTTCTTCCGactgacatgaaaccggagaatttttgaataacactaggttacctcaacggggatatgcatttccccaacaataagaatatcatatttctttttgacagtaggaagacggaattcaaaacctccaatagtaatagttgaattttttccaatagaattgatactatgaacttgagattgtttcttcagaaagtgtaccgtatgctcattaccattaacatgaaaagtgacattgcctttgttgcaatcaataacagcccctgcggtattcaaaaaaggtctagcaaggatgatcgacatactgtcgtcatcgggaatatcaagaataacaaagtccattaagatagtaacgtttgcaaccacaacaggcacatcctcacaaatactgatgggtatagcagttgatttatcagccatttgtaaagagatttcagtaggtgtcaacttattcaattcaagtctacgatataaagagaaaggcatgacactaacaccggctccaagatcacgtaaagcagttttaacatagtttcttttaatggagcatggtatagttggtactccgggatctccaagtttctttggtattccacccttaaaagtataattagcaagcatggtggaaacttcagcttccggtatcttcttttatttgtaacaaaatctttcatgtacttagcataaggaggcattttaagcatatcagtcaaacgcatacgcaaaaagataggtctaatcatttcagcaaagcgctcaaaatcctcttcatcctttttcttggatggcttaggaggaaagggcatgggtttctgaacccatggttctctttctctatcatgtttcttagcaacaaaatctctcttatcataacattgattttttgattgtgggctatcaagatcaatagcaggttcaatctctacatcattatcattactaggttgagcatcaacatgaacatcatcattaacattagcactaggttcatgttcattaccagattgtgtctcagcatcagaaatagaaatatcattgggattctcaggtgtatctatagcaggttcactagcatgcaaagtcctatcagttttctttttctttttagtacgAAGACTAGATGCATCAGTATTAGTTCTCTAAGAAtcctgctcaactctcttaggatggccctcgggatacaaaggttcctgggtcatcttaccacctctagtcataaccctaacagcatttatgttatcaccattatatctatgttctagatccgatcttgcaagttatagtcacctactgcgtgttatgatccggcaacctcggagtgacaatagtcgcgacacttcccggtgatgaccgtaatttgaggagttcatgtattcaccatgtgttagtgctttgttccggttctctattaaaaggatgccttaatatcccttagtttctaataggaccccgctgccacgggagggtaggacaaaagatgtcatgcaagttctttccataagcacgtatgactatttacgaaatacatgcctacattatatttatgaactggagctagtgctgtatcgccctaggttatgactattatatgatgaatatcatccaacaaatcgccgatccaatgcgtacgattttcctacatattgatcttgctaactTACTGCTGCTGCTGTTACTATCGTCATTGCTAGAAAACTattactatcactgttaccgttactattgctgctaccactactatcaaatcAATCGTATTACTGtggtactgatcactttgctggagataattaatctccaggtgtggttgaattgacaactcaactgctaatacttgcaaatattctttggctcccgttgtgtcgaatctataaatttgggttgaatactctaccctcgaaaactgttgcgaccccctatacttgtaggttatcacgGCCCATCGGCACTTCCCCCCCCGTTAACATTCCACTATGTATATGGGACCAATTATGTCCCGGTGtgtttttggcctgttaacggtccATGCCGGAATTGGGCCATTTTCAGTCAGGCCTATCTTTCGTCCTTTTAAAGATTCTTAAAGTCAACTATAGCTCCAAGGTTCCATAAAACAGGAAAACAAGCAAGAGGCAAGGTAATGAAAAGAAAAGGCAAAGTATATAAATGGACATTATGGCTCCAGCTTGCGCTTGCTAGAGAGTGCATCCCAACGCATGACAGCTTGCACGCTATGGCTCCAGTTTGCGCTCACTTGAGATTGAATCTCGACGCATGACAACTTGCACGTTATGGTTCCAACTTGCGCTTGCTTGAGAGTGAATCCCAACGCGTGACAACTCGGACGTTATGGCTCCAGCTTGCGCTCGTTGGAGAGTGAATCCCGGCACGTGACAGCTCGGACATTATGGCTCCAGCTTGCGTTCGCTAGAGTGAATCCTGACGCGTGACAGCTTGCACGCTATGGCTCCAGCTTGTGCTTGTTCGAGAGTGAATCCCGAGGCATGACAACTTGCACGTTAAGGCTCCAGCTTGCGCTCGCTGGAGAGTGAATCCTGACGCGTGACAGCTTGGATGTTAAGGCTCCAACTTATGCTCACTTGAGAGTGAATCCTGACGCGTGACAACTTGCACGTTAAGGCTCCAGCTTGCGCTCCTANNNNNNNNNNNNNNNNNNNNNNNNNNNNNNNNNNNNNNNNNNNNNNNNNNNNNNNNNNNNNNNNNNNNNNNNNNNNNNNNNNNNNNNNNNNNNNNNNNNNNNNNNNNNNNNNNNNNNNNNNNNNNNNNNNNNNNNNNNNNNNNNNNNNNNNNNNNNNNNNNNNNNNNNNNNNNNNNNNNNNNNNNNNNNNNNNNNNNNNNNNNNNNNNNNNNNNNNNNNNNNNNNNNNNNNNNNNNNNNNNNNNNNNNNNNNNNNNNNNNNNNNNNNNNNNNNNNNNNNNNNNNNNNNNNNNNNNNNNNNNNNNNNNNNNNNNNNNNNNNNNNNNNNNNNNNNNNNNNNNNNNNNNNNNNNNNNNNNNNNNNNNNNNNNNNNNNNNNNNNNNNNNNNNNNNNNNNNNNNNNNNNNNNNNNNNNNNNNNNNNNNNNNNNNNNNNNNNNNNNNNNNNNNNNNNNNNNNNNNNNNNNNNNNNNNNNNNNNNNNNNNNNNNNNNNNNNNNNNNNNNNNNNNNNNNNNNNNNNNNNNNNNNNNNNNNNNNNNNNNNNNNNNNNNNNNNNNNNNNNNNNNNNNNNNNNNNNNNNNNNNNNNNNNNNNNNNNNNNNNNNNNNNNNNNNNNNNNNNNNNNNNNNNNNNNNNNNNNNNNNNNNNNNNNNNNNNNNNNNNNNNNNNNNNNNNNNNNNNNNNNNNNNNNNNNNNNNNNNNNNNNNNNNNNNNNNNNNNNNNNNNNNNNNNNNNNNNNNNNNNNNNNNNNNNNNNNNNNNNNNNNNNNNNNNNNNNNNNNNNNNNNNNNNNNNNNNNNNNNNNNNNNNNNNNNNNNNNNNNNNNNNNNNNNNNNNNNNNNNNNNNNNNNNNNNNNNNNNNNNNNNNNNNNNNNNNNNNNNNNNNNNNNNNNNNNNNNNNNNNNNNNNNNNNNNNNNNNNNNNNNNNNNNNNNNNNNNNNNNNNNNNNNNNNNNNNNNNNNNNNNNNNNNNNNNNNNNNNNNNNNNNNNNNNNNNNNNNNNNNNNNNNNNNNNNTCCAGCTTGCGCTCGCTGGGGAGTGAATCCCAACGCGTGTCATCTTGCATGTTATGGCTCCAGCTTGTGCTCGTTAGAGAAGGAATCCCAACGCGTGACAACTCGCTTGTTACCATGCACTCACCCTCATCACGCGGAAGCACTGTCAAACGTGTCCATTTCATGCGGCGGCTACCGGGACAAGGGGGGCTTCGTCGCGCCGTATCCGCGATCCGGAAAAAAAAAAGATAAACTAGGAGTACGAGTATTTTTAGaaagattttttttaaatcaatTCACATATTTTTCGCCTACACGCTGAGGAAGGAGGTGGTTAGGTGCCCGGCACTAAAAGCAGGGTAACTACGCTTCCATTAGTGTGGTCAGTCAATAAACCACTTAACCAGTGTGTACTGTGTGCACCCAACCAACCTTTGTCTTATCCACGCAATGCATGCAGCGGTGCGTCCACACAGACGACTGCGGGGAATCAACTAAGGAAGGAACGATCCTCCCGTTCCGCCATCCCATTGGCCCCCAAACCCAAGGCGCAGCGTACCGTCTCCTGGCTTCGGTGACCGTCCAAATCCACCGGGCAAAAGCcgacgcctccgcactccgcaccAACAAAATCACACCTCGCTACCCATGACACGCCGGCCCCGCCGAAGCGCGGCCCCACACGTCAGCGATCATACGCGACGCGGCTGGCGCAGCGCGTACCTGGGCGCAGCAGGGGCTTGTCGCACGCAGGCTCGCGCGCCAGCCGTCCGATCGCCCACGCGTACCGCCGGATGCGCCCGGTCAAAAGTGGCAGCTGCCAGCCAGTCCACCCCGGTCCCCCGCCATCGAACCCCGAGCGTGGCCCTCCGCCGCACGCACCGCGGAGCACAGCATCCTCGCTGCATGACACCTGGGACCGGCTAGCGCGGGGCCGGCCCGTCAGTGTCGCGCGGTGCAGGCCACGCGGGTTGGGTAGGCGGGTTGCCGAAACGGGTACCGCGAGGGGGGCACGGAAGGGGAAGAGGCTTGCCTATTTGCTCgcaaccgcctccccctcgctccaCTCAACAACCAAAAACCCCCGTCCATTCACTCTCCCCTGCCCCTGCCTCGCTCTGCCTGCGTGCGTGCGTGGGGAGCGTGGGGAGCGTGAGGATGGAGCAGAGGAATCCAATGGCGGCGAGGCCGAACCCCTGCGCGGCCTTCCGCTCGgtcccgccgccgctgcccgcgcgCCGCGCCGACGCCGCGCCGAGGCCCAAGGTGACGAGCTGACGATCGCCCCCCTTTTCCATTTCTTTGCTTGATTGATTGGCGCATGCCGCCTCTTTTCCCCCACCCCCAAATCCCCCGCGCGATCGCGGACGGGGGCCGCCTAGGGTTTCCCGCGTACGGTACGGACTCGCGGCGGCGGCGTGGAATGGAGGGAGGGAGGGCCGGGACGGGGGTTTTTGTCGACCATCGAatgcctttttctttttcttttcttcattCCGAGGTTGATTTTGCCCTCTGCTTCCTTGTGCTCGTCGGCTGCCCTGTACTGAACGAGTCGCCTGTCATAGATCGCGGCGCTCGGTTCTGCGTTAGCTACCGCGTGGTGCAGCCGGTGCGAGATTCGCTCGCTCTACTTCCATTTTATCTTCTTTATTAGGTAGAGTATAGATATGGAGTAGTACTACTTAATTTGTTACCATTGTGACAACGCTTGTTCCCCAGGGGGCCAACATCGCCCAAGTTGAGGTTGATTTTGATTCTCTTCTTACTACGTCTTCTTACCACTCGCGCATGATTGTTCATCTTGTCCGTCTGGGCTGGGCTGGTATATAGATCCAAGATCCAACTTCCTATGCCTAGATTACCAACTTCCGCACTTGGATTAGGATAAGCATGCTTGTCACGCCTTTCCTGGTTAATTAATTTTGTACAGAGGCCGAGGAAATCGTTTAACATCAATTTGTTTCGTTTTACTGTTGCAGGATGCACCTTGTCCTACCTCTAATGGCGATAGAGGTCTTTCTGGGCAGTCCAAAAAGCCTCCAGAGCATGGGTACGTTCCTCATGCTTATGTCCGCCAACATACAGCATTATATATGATGGAATCATGTCATTGTTTCTACATTTGTCATCCTGCTTTGGTTTCACTGTTCTAGTAAACGCCTTGTTTTTCTTTTTGAGACTAAATAGCAGGAGCTTCGTGACAATTGTTATCTGTAGTGAATGCCTTATGTTTCTGTGAAGCATATCCCTAGTCTAGGAACCAAAATATCATGTCATGGGGATTGTCAACTACTCTACCTTGTCTGTGTCATGGGCCCATTATGGTTCAAATAACAATTGACTGTAAGATTCATAATATTCGTAGCTATTACTTGGTAAACTCATGCTGCATCAGGTTTTATCCTCACTTTTGTATTTAACCTAAAAAAATGACCCGTGCATTCGTGAATATGGAGATCAGGAGCATATCAGTGCAAAGTTGCAAACCACTGGCTAGGTGTAATTGTGCGAACTACACACATTGACCATTTTATGTTGGGCTGATGAGTGATCAATGGATCACATTTGGAGGAATTTAAGGGCCCCATCTTGGATAAATCTCGTAATAGCCTTTCATATTTTAAGGCTCACACCTTATTAATACCCACTTGAATCTAATCAGTTCTTTTATCTAATGTATGTATCACGTGAGACTGAGTTTGCATGATTAAACATGGCTATCTGGTTTCCCTAGACCATTTAAAGAAATTGCACGGGGGAACTCAGGTTGAGTTCAATATGAATGTGCATGACCCAGTAACATGATATTTGATAATCTTATATGTAGTAAGCTGACAAATACTCTGTTATCCAGAAGTGCGTATTCAGTCCTACACCATTAGAATGATTCTGAGGACAGGGTGTGTTTAGTTTGAGCCCAAATTCACCATCCTAAAAAATGGTAGCCAAAATTTTAGTGAATGTTTTGCTTGCCAATGATTGGCTAATGttagcaagaaaaatgaactagagttagcAAGTTTGCATATGGGCATACCAACCAATTTCGGGCAACCCATCCAAACAAGGACCAAATTTTTGGCTATGAGCAAAAAATTGGTAAGGTTAGTTTTGTACACCAACCAAACATGCGTCCTTGCAATAAAATAAAAGGGAAAATGTAAGAAGAAATATATTTATATTGCTTCTTGGTATGTTGCTTTATGCCTCACGGTTTAATTCCACTCTATAATTTGGTTATGCGTAAGTGTAGTGAGCATTGAGGCATGGTATACTGCCTTCTTCATTTTGTAAAGCTTGTTAGTGAAGTGACATTATTTAAAGCATGATATATCACTTTTATTTTTTTCGGGAAGCTACATCTTTCATTGTTTAGGTTCTTGGCATACCAGTAAGTCATTTCTGTTGCCTGGATTGCACTTAAATATCATTCATGTCTTGCAAAATTCACATTCCAGTATGTTATTTCTGAATCTATTTATTTTAAAATGTATAGTAACTTCCTCTCTATTTTACAGCATGCATAAGCCGTCTGGCGGTACATATACAAAACCTGATGCAAGAGTGAAGTTGATTCCGGCAGAAGACATCACTTATGTACGGCATGGAAAGCCTTTTGGTAGAACAGTTGGCTCAGCAAAACTGCAGAAAAGACACTGCAGACGAAGTGTCACTCCTCCTCCGAGTTCGCGTAAAATTTCTCTTGCGAGATCGACACCGCTTACTCACAAGTCTACGACACCGTTTACTCCCAAGGCCATGCCACCGCTTAATCACAAGGCTTCGACGCCTCTTACCCACAAGGCCACAGCACCTCTTACTCACAAGGCCGCGACACCTCTTACTCACAAGCCCACGACACCACCCCATCCTGTTGCGTCGTGTCTTTCTCCTAAGAGAGTTGAGACAGCTCACAAGGCCTCGGGACCTCTTAGTCCAAAGCCCACTACACCACCCCTGCCTGTTGCATCGTGTCTttctcctaagagaattgagacagCTCACAAGGCCTCGGGACCTCTTAGTCCCAAGCCCACAACACCACCCCTGCCTGTTGCATCGTGTCTTTCTCCTGAGAGAGTTGAGACAGTTGAAAACAGGCAATTTTTCTCTCTCAATCGGCCATCACCACTCTACAAGGCTGTCCAGGGAGGTGCATTTCCTCCATCTGTTTCGCAGAAAGAGTCAGAGATGAATCCCATCAACCCTGGTTCTGTGCATGTTCCTCCTGCATATTCAAGGAAGGTTCCTCTTAATACAAAGGCAGAACCTCCTAAGAGTGTCATCACACTTGACAACAAAAAGTTATGCTCTACAAGCAATCAATCTGCACTTAAATGTCAGCCCACAAAAAGAGACGCAGATCCTATTGTGGAAAAAGAAACTACTGTGAAGCTTCCATTACTGAGCCCAACATCTGTGCTTAGTTCAAGTTCCACCGAGGTATGTCCAGATACTGGAAGGTCTTCGTCCAGACTAAATTTGTTTGATGGAAAATCCAAGCTGGACTCACTGCAGCCTGAAACAAACATACCTCAAGCAAAAAGCCCAGAGTCTACAACTCCAACCCCATGTGCTCAACTTTCCAATGATTTGAGAGTTGTTTCTTCCACTAAGAGCCATGTCGAGAAACAAACGAACCAGGAACCATCAATTAGTCGTAACATGTCTTCAGGTATGGTTATTATCCTGAAAGTAACATATTCAACCCAAAAAAAAAATCCTGATGCATGATTTAGCTGTATTTTTCTTAGTCTACGTATATAAAACAAATGGCATGCATGATATTTGCTTCACTTAGTTCCAATAATTGGACCTTTTGTTTTCAAACTTATTTTGTTTACCATGTTGAATATTCCTTCAGTCCTCATGAAAGGGCTCGAGAGTATTGCTTGCTTTTTGCCCTAACATTAGATACAGGAAAAGAGAAGAATTAAATAGGAAAACCCAACTTTTAGCCTTTTTAAAATTGTACATTATGTTTCCCATATTTCTGTAGCGATGTTTTACAGTTCAGTGCACGCATTTGCAAGGACAGAATGATATAACAGAGAATATCATATTATTCCTTATGTGCAATCTTATAATATTTCTTCTGAGAAAATTCGTTGTTATGACGTTTTGATATGGATACAGGTGCCCAATTAATTCTACATACACCACTGTGCAAGGAGACATACCAACCAGAGGCCTGCTGGAAGTAAGTACTTTGCTTTTACGCATTAGAATCTTCTAATTTGAAGGGTCAGTGCAATTTGTTTGCTGCATGAGTTTAATGATTTGGAAATTTTACCGACTAAGTAGAATAGAAGATTGTTGTAGGCTCATTGTGCAAGCGCAAACTCGATACTAGAAGGTTACCTTCCCAAGTAGAAGCACGAAAAGGAGAAAACACAACTCATGTGTGGGGTTTGAAACTCCATTTATACTACCTGCTATAAGCTTTGAACCTTGGCTGCTAGGTGTTGCGGTTAATTAGCTGTATAGGCAGCAATTACTTGTGCGATAAGCtatattatactccctctgttgaCAAAtactataagatgttttggatatttcaatatgggctacatacggactgaaatgagtgaacacacacactaaaacgtgtctatatacaCCCGATTCAGAAAAAAGTTAAAATATCTTGTATTTGTGAATGGAGGGAATATAAGATAAGAATGTTCATGTGGCAAGTGATGACGGTTTATGCTTACTGAGGTCTTCTGCGATTCCAAAGATGTGAATCCTACTAGAGGACCCTGTGGTCTATTCTATTTCAGCCGAACACTCAGGATCATTATTTGCTTTCTTTAGGGGCAAATTTGAAATAACTGGAGAGCTAACACACACTTGTGATGGACTTGAAGCCTATTTCCCTTGTGAAATTTCTAGCAAAGTTTATGAAGCTTCAAAACAGATGCCTGAAATCTTGAAGCTAGAGGCTCTACCTCTTTCTGGCCTGTTACCAAAAAAATTCAAGATGGAACCACCTCTTGCTCAAGATATTGGACTGTGCTTCATAAGTTCTTGTCAAAGGTACACTCATCATCTTAGCTTCCACTTACATTAAAGAAGGATTAGCAATGGTAGACTTACTTGCAGCCATGGCAGGTGCCATATAAAAAGATCTTGCATCGTATacagtctgtgtgtgtgtgtgtgtgtgtgtgtgtgtgtgtgtgtgtgtgtgcatatgAGCTTGCCTTATAAGCTTAATTTTTGCCTATTTATACAGGCCAAATAGGGACTCTTACCATCTCCTGGAAAATGTTTCTTCACATATTGGCTTGCGGACTGACATCGGCACCGTGGAGTTGCTTATATTTTCGTCCAAGCTGCTTACGGAAGATGATCAAAGTATGTCCACTTGACTCTTACGAAGGCCACTGATACGCAATAGCTATGGTAGAGTTTACCGATTGCACGACATGCAGCTGATATTCATATCTTGTGAAGTTTTCCATTGGACATGTTATGCTTGAAACTGTTCTCTTCTATTTTGTTTCTGCAATCTGGATGTTTTGTTAAGTTAGGCAATACCTGCTAAATGATTTCTGGAATGTTTGAAAAACTAGTATGCAGGTTCATATTCATTTAGCATCATCTAACTTCCGCCAGAATCTGTTGTAACAGCGAAAGACGGAGAACTTTACCTTTTTGGAGTTTTCCAGAAGCGTACCAGAAAGAGGCAGCACCGAGTCGACAGTCATACAGATATCAGCA is drawn from Triticum dicoccoides isolate Atlit2015 ecotype Zavitan chromosome 4A, WEW_v2.0, whole genome shotgun sequence and contains these coding sequences:
- the LOC119284917 gene encoding uncharacterized protein LOC119284917 isoform X1 — its product is MEQRNPMAARPNPCAAFRSVPPPLPARRADAAPRPKDAPCPTSNGDRGLSGQSKKPPEHGMHKPSGGTYTKPDARVKLIPAEDITYVRHGKPFGRTVGSAKLQKRHCRRSVTPPPSSRKISLARSTPLTHKSTTPFTPKAMPPLNHKASTPLTHKATAPLTHKAATPLTHKPTTPPHPVASCLSPKRVETAHKASGPLSPKPTTPPLPVASCLSPKRIETAHKASGPLSPKPTTPPLPVASCLSPERVETVENRQFFSLNRPSPLYKAVQGGAFPPSVSQKESEMNPINPGSVHVPPAYSRKVPLNTKAEPPKSVITLDNKKLCSTSNQSALKCQPTKRDADPIVEKETTVKLPLLSPTSVLSSSSTEVCPDTGRSSSRLNLFDGKSKLDSLQPETNIPQAKSPESTTPTPCAQLSNDLRVVSSTKSHVEKQTNQEPSISRNMSSGAQLILHTPLCKETYQPEACWKGKFEITGELTHTCDGLEAYFPCEISSKVYEASKQMPEILKLEALPLSGLLPKKFKMEPPLAQDIGLCFISSCQRPNRDSYHLLENVSSHIGLRTDIGTVELLIFSSKLLTEDDQTKDGELYLFGVFQKRTRKRQHRVDSHTDISNVGLSKGDCNISEDIGLDLDMIGGKYTKGNAAPAVSFFTGSCSPDSAGTTDSLCKSARRAPACGDLVLDPPSGFPLDVPPGFTRARCGLRRGKTAESHINSSPSLAFDTPGPRLDAPPGFTKAHGGSENGASTLFSERKSPIKFSLNITRPPGFAKLAEVKKEPGLPAFFKATEKTPPIGKANEKDIKHDKQVNVEVESDDSSEEREFPKTKRLSDILGSCASSSWRNNASTSAAPRNCSEVFRPATASKFEEQKQQHRHCRKRGQQEASESDAAVEATKRLKVNGRIALNGCPALNSNQAQPKTPPT
- the LOC119284917 gene encoding uncharacterized protein LOC119284917 isoform X2: MEQRNPMAARPNPCAAFRSVPPPLPARRADAAPRPKDAPCPTSNGDRGLSGQSKKPPEHGMHKPSGGTYTKPDARVKLIPAEDITYVRHGKPFGRTVGSAKLQKRHCRRSVTPPPSSRKISLARSTPLTHKSTTPFTPKAMPPLNHKASTPLTHKATAPLTHKAATPLTHKPTTPPHPVASCLSPKRVETAHKASGPLSPKPTTPPLPVASCLSPKRIETAHKASGPLSPKPTTPPLPVASCLSPERVETVENRQFFSLNRPSPLYKAVQGGAFPPSVSQKESEMNPINPGSVHVPPAYSRKVPLNTKAEPPKSVITLDNKKLCSTSNQSALKCQPTKRDADPIVEKETTVKLPLLSPTSVLSSSSTEVCPDTGRSSSRLNLFDGKSKLDSLQPETNIPQAKSPESTTPTPCAQLSNDLRVVSSTKSHVEKQTNQEPSISRNMSSGAQLILHTPLCKETYQPEACWKGKFEITGELTHTCDGLEAYFPCEISSKVYEASKQMPEILKLEALPLSGLLPKKFKMEPPLAQDIGLCFISSCQRPNRDSYHLLENVSSHIGLRTDIGTVELLIFSSKLLTEDDQTKDGELYLFGVFQKRTRKRQHRVDSHTDISNVGLSKGDCNISEDIGLDLDMIGGKYTKGNAAPAVSFFTGSCSPDSAGTTDSLCKSARRAPACGDLVLDPPSGFPLDVPPGFTRARCGLRRGKTAESHINSSPSLAFDTPGPRLDAPPGFTKAHGGSENGASTLFSERKSPIKFSLNITRPPGFAKLAEVKKEPGLPAFFKATEKTPPIGKANEKDIKHDKVNVEVESDDSSEEREFPKTKRLSDILGSCASSSWRNNASTSAAPRNCSEVFRPATASKFEEQKQQHRHCRKRGQQEASESDAAVEATKRLKVNGRIALNGCPALNSNQAQPKTPPT
- the LOC119284917 gene encoding uncharacterized protein LOC119284917 isoform X3, whose translation is MEQRNPMAARPNPCAAFRSVPPPLPARRADAAPRPKDAPCPTSNGDRGLSGQSKKPPEHGMHKPSGGTYTKPDARVKLIPAEDITYVRHGKPFGRTVGSAKLQKRHCRRSVTPPPSSRKISLARSTPLTHKSTTPFTPKAMPPLNHKASTPLTHKATAPLTHKAATPLTHKPTTPPHPVASCLSPKRVETAHKASGPLSPKPTTPPLPVASCLSPKRIETAHKASGPLSPKPTTPPLPVASCLSPERVETVENRQFFSLNRPSPLYKAVQGGAFPPSVSQKESEMNPINPGSVHVPPAYSRKVPLNTKAEPPKSVITLDNKKLCSTSNQSALKCQPTKRDADPIVEKETTVKLPLLSPTSVLSSSSTEVCPDTGRSSSRLNLFDGKSKLDSLQPETNIPQAKSPESTTPTPCAQLSNDLRVVSSTKSHVEKQTNQEPSISRNMSSGAQLILHTPLCKETYQPEACWKGKFEITGELTHTCDGLEAYFPCEISSKVYEASKQMPEILKLEALPLSGLLPKKFKMEPPLAQDIGLCFISSCQRPNRDSYHLLENVSSHIGLRTDIGTVELLIFSSKLLTEDDQTKDGELYLFGVFQKRTRKRQHRVDSHTDISNVGLSKGDCNISEDIGLDLDMIGGKYTKGTTDSLCKSARRAPACGDLVLDPPSGFPLDVPPGFTRARCGLRRGKTAESHINSSPSLAFDTPGPRLDAPPGFTKAHGGSENGASTLFSERKSPIKFSLNITRPPGFAKLAEVKKEPGLPAFFKATEKTPPIGKANEKDIKHDKQVNVEVESDDSSEEREFPKTKRLSDILGSCASSSWRNNASTSAAPRNCSEVFRPATASKFEEQKQQHRHCRKRGQQEASESDAAVEATKRLKVNGRIALNGCPALNSNQAQPKTPPT